The following is a genomic window from Chryseobacterium sp. StRB126.
AATAAATTTTAAGAAAGGTTTTGTTTACTAATGGTAAATGAAACCTTTTATATTTTCTTGCGCCTTAAAAACGAGGTATTATTTTAAAATATTTGTGCCTTTGCGTATTCCCAACAACTTGAAAAAAATATATAAAATGATTTTTGGCATATTTTCAATATTATAGATATTATTTAATGCATAATTAATTAAAAAAGCAATACTTTTAAGCAGTGAATTAGTTGAAAGAATTTTTAGTTGCATTAAGTAAAGAATTTTTATTGAAACATAATGACAACTAAACCGTTACACAATTTCCATATTCCCGTGATGGGATTGGCTTATACCATAGACAGCCCAATCCGCGTAGCACAATATGGAATTTCTTCTGTGATTTCCATCATTGATGATGAGATTCTGGAAAAAATGAAAAACTTTTACAACCAAAAGTTTAATCTTAATTATTCAGGAATCTCAACAAAAACAGAGGATTACAGAGCCAAAAGAATTACTGCTTATCTGGACATGGTAGATGATATCGTGAATGAAAAATTTGAATCTTTCAAACAGGAAATCAGTAAGAATAAAGAAGCTTTGAAAGACTTTGTGGCCATGCTGCCTAATACTTCGGATCTGAAAAATAGCCTTCAAAATCTTATTGCTCAAAAAGATAACTGGAGTGACAGCATTAAAAACTTCATAGAAACCAACCTGCTTCCGGGAAGTATTGATGTCAATATCATGACAAAAGTTGATAAAGACAACTATAAAAATAATGAGCAGCTTCCTGCCATGTACAATGACGCTCACGCTTCTCTCCGTGGATTTGCCAACAGTAAGCTATCCTCTTCAATGGTTCTTTCGGCAGGAATGAATCCCCGTCTGTACAGTTATATGGAGGAATTTGATGATTTCTTTCCTGATGAAAACGGATATCTGAAAAAGAAAATCATTCTTAAAGTGAGTGATTTCCGTTCTGCCATGATTCAGGGGAATTTTCTGGCTAAAAAAGGGTTGTGGGTATCAGAGTACAGAATAGAATCCGGACTGAATTGTGGTGGTCATGCATTTGCCACAGAAGGAATGCTTTTAGGTCCTATCATGGAAGAATTCAGACATAAAAAGAATGATCTGATACAGTCTGCACATGCCTTAATGAACAATGCTTTAGAGCAGAAAGGAAAATCTGTTCTGTCTCAGCCATTAGAAATGAAAATTACCGTACAGGGCGGAGTAGGTACTTCTGAAGAGCATGATTTTCTATTAAAGACTTATAATGTAGACAGTGTAGGATGGGGATCTCCCTTTTTATTAGTGCCTGAAGCCACTTCCGTAGATGCTGATACCCGAGATCTACTCTTAAAAGCTAAAGAAAAAGACTTTTATTTAAGTCAGATTTCTCCTTTGGGAGTGCCTTTCAATACCATAAAAGGGACTTCTAATGAACTATTGAAGCATCAAAAAGAAGCCAGAGGAAGATATGGAAGTTCATGTCCAAAGAAACTATTAGCATTAAGCAAAGAATATTCCCCGGAAGGAACTTGTACAGCTTCCAGAAAATACCAGGACATTAAACTGAATGAACTTTATACTCAACAAGAAGTACTCTCTACAGAAGAGTTTGATAAGAAAAAAGCTGCAATTACAGATAAAGCTTGTCTTTGCGTTGGATTGGTCAATTCTGCTTATATGGAACAGGGAATAGAGATCAAAGGAGAAAAACAAGGTGTTGTTATCTGTCCAGGGCCGAATATTGCATTTTTTGACAGGGAAGTTACCCTTTCGGAAATGGTAAATCATATTTATGGCAATACCAACATTCTGCCGGATAACCGCCGTCCTAATATGTTTATCAATGAGTTGAAAATGTATATTGATTATCTGAAAAAAGAATTAGCAGACTCAACCCGGCAGATTACTCATTCCCAAACAAAAAAATGGAATGTCTTCAGAAAAAATATGCTGGAAGGAATAGAGTATTACCATCAGTTATTTAATACATCTTCGTTTTTCAAACAGGGATTACAAAGGATTAATCATCAGTTACAGGAATATAAACTAATGCTGAACAATATTGACATCCCTCAGGTTGAAAAGTAATAGATTTTATCGCATTTTTTACACACTGTTGGTAAATAAACGAGCAATCATCGGCTTTTTCATTTATAATAACTATAGAACGTATGGGTATTTTGAATAGCCCTACAGCACAATATTCCTTACCTTAGATGTCACTTAGTAAAATTATTTTTATGGAAAAAAGAAAGATCAAAAACACTGATTTGGAAGTGGCTCCTATTAATTTCGGAGGAAATGTTTTTGGATGGACACTGGATGAAAAGCAGTCATTCGATATCCTGGATCAGTTTACAGAAGCCGGATTCAATTTTATAGATACAGCAGACACCTATTCATGGTGGGTAAACGGAAGAGGTGGACAATCTGAAGAGATCATCGGAAAATGGATGAAAAGCCGTAATAACCGTAAGGATATTGTTCTGGCAACCAAAGTAGGCTCTCAAACAAAAGAACATGGGTATGATATCAGTAAAAAACATATTCTGAAATCAGTGGATGAATCTCTGCAAAGGCTTCAGACCGATCGTATCGACCTTTATTATACGCATTTTGACGATAATACTACTCCTGTAGAGGAAACATTATCAGCATATGACGAGATTATTAAAGCCGGAAAAGTACGTTATATTGCTGCATCCAATCTTTCTCCTGAACGTTTAAAAGAATCCCTTGAAGTTTCTGAAAAGAACAACCTGCCTAAATATGTTGCCTTACAGCCCCATTATAATTTATTGGAAAGAGAAGGTTTTGAAAAAAACTATGCTCCTTTGGTAGAACAGTTTGATCTGAGTGTATTTCCATACTGGTCTCTGGCAGCAGGATTTTTAACCGGAAAATACCGTGATGAAGCTGATTTAGCCAAAAGTGCAAGAGGAGAAGGTGTGAGAAAATATTTAAATCCTAAGGGTCTGGAAGTTTTAAAGGCATTAGATCAGGTGAGTGAAAAACACCATAGCAATCAGGGAACAGTTGCTTTAGCTTGGTTATTATCCAATCCGTTGGTTACTGCTCCGATCGTGAGTGCGACAAGTTCTTCACAGCTTGAAACATTGTTCAATGCCCCTAAACTTATTTTAGATCAGGAAGACATTGACTTACTTAATAGAGTAAGTCATTAATTTCAATCCTCATTATTAGATTAATAAAACCGTTCAATACTAGATTGAACGGTTTTTTTGATCTTAATCTTCTTGTAAAAAAAGAAGAGTTTGAATTCTACGGAATGACAAAGACTATGCAAAATGATATCTATTTCTATTTGTCATTCCGTAGAAATCTCAGTCCATTTTTTAGTAACAATTACATTTATTTTTTTGAAAACACTTAAGTTATTTTAAGTGACTACTAACTATTTGAAAAGAACACTTAAGTCTATTGAAAATCATAGTTGTTCAATTTTCTGGAATATCACAATTGAAAAACGCGATATTCCCCTCTTCCGGAGAGGGGGTGAAAATTCAAAGAATTTTTGATGGGGTGGTCATAATATGATCTCATTAATCTGAATAATCCTTCAACAACTGTCTGTAACTCATCAGGATGGAAGACTTGGAGATAAACCCTATAAAAACATTGTTTTCACTTACAACAGGAAGATTCCACACTCCGGTATCATCGAAGGTTTGAAGGATATCCAATGGTTTATTTTCCGGATGAAGTATGGATTGCGGAGCTTTCATAATCTGACCTACCGTTTGCAACGGATCAATTTCCTTGTTAAAAAGATAAGGTCTTATATCATCAAGGGTTAGGACTCCTTTTAATGTTCTGGTATCATCAACTACAGCAAAAATATTTTTGTCCCCATTCTTTACCAGTTCAAAAAGATCTGTAATAGAGGCATTTTCCTGAATAGTCTGCGAATATTTATCGATAAAATCATCCGTTCTTAAAGCAAAAAGAAGGTTTTTATCATGTTTGTTGGTGAATATTTTTCCTTCATCTGCAAGAGACTTTAATTCCGGAGAGATCGGAGAGAACCATTTGGCAATAAGGTAAGACATAATGGAAACAATCATTAGCGGAATAAACAGATCATACCCAAAACTTGATTCTGCAATCAGGAATATAGCCGTTAGCGGAGCATACATAACGCCACTCATTGCTCCAGCCATTCCTACCAGTACAAGATTCGTTACCGGAACGTCTGTAAACCCGATATGCTGACAAACCAAGGCAAATAAATATCCTACAGTTCCGCCTGCAAAAAGAGAAGGAGCAAAATTACCTCCGTTTCCACCACTGAATATGGTAAATGAAGTCGCAAAAGCTTTTAATAATAAGACAAGAACTAAAAATATAATAATCGTCCAATCTCCAATTTCAAAATACCTGAAAAAGCTGTTTTCAATAATAGAATGGGTGTTCCCGTTCGTGAAAGCTTTTACGGTTTCATATCCTTCTCCGAATAAAGGGGGAAAGAGAACACAAAGCAAGGAAAGTACGGCCCCTCCAAACATTGCTTTACGCATTTTTGAAAGTTGGAGTCCTTTTATAAAATGCTCTACCTTTTGAGAAATAATGACAAAATATCTGGCATATAATCCCGTTACTACTCCTAAAATCAGGTAATAAGGTACATTTTTATAGTTGAAAGCTTCTCTGGTGTAAAACCTGAAAAGAACATCTTCCTGAAGCAATATTCTGGACAGAAGACTTCCACAAACCGCTGCAACCACCAATGGAATAAAATCTGTAAAAACCACTCCGGTTAACAGAATTTCAAAAGCAAACATAATTCCTGCAATAGGAGCATTGAAAGCTGATGCAATTCCGGCAGTAGCTCCTGCAGCCAGTAATAATGTACGTTCTTTATAATTAAGCCTATATGTTTGTGCAAAATTTGATCCTATGGCTGCTCCTGTAACAGCAATAGGACTTTCCAATCCTGCGGATCCTCCCAACCCAACGGTAACCGCACTCTGTATCACCTGAGAATACATTTTTACAGAAGCCACAATACTTGAGTTCTGGGCAATTTCATACAAAATAGCACCAATCCCTTTTCGATCCTGTCCTTTAAATAACGTTAGTACGATCAACGTAGTCAGAACAATTCCTAAAAAAGGAAAAACAATATAAAATAAGATCTGATATTCGAAATGGACTTTATTGGTAATGAAATAATGGATATTGTGTACCAGCGTTTTTAGGATTACCCCAGCCAATCCAGCCGTACAACCCACAAGGATTCCGGAAAGCACAAGAAACTGATTTCTGCTCAATCTATTGTTCAGCCAATGCAGAATAAGCTCATAACTGCGGGCTTTTTCCAGTCCGTATTTCTGGAAATCTCTTTTAAATTTTAGAAAGCTTAGGTACTTTTTTTTGTTGTGAATTTTCACCTGAGAAGAATTTTAATGCAGGTCTCAATTTGAAACAGCTCTGTAAATTTATGAAATATATGATAAAACTTTCCCAAAAGATCCTTTTAAGGTTTTTCAGAAATCAAAGGAAAGGTAATGTTTTGGATATTAAATCTTATACTTACCCATAAAAAACAGCTGTAATACTGCCATTTGTATAAGCTTTCATAAAACTTTAGAAGGCATTAAAAATTAGCCTTCTGATCTCTTAAAAAGTAAAATTCTTTTTCGTCAATTTATTAATGAACGTCTGAACATTGAAATCATGATTGAATACAGATAAACTTCAGACGCAAAAGTTATTTTTTTAAACCGCTTTATTTTAGTTAAACAAAGGAAGCGACTTTGTCGCTGAAGAAGCATTGTGGATATGCATCCGTTTAGAAAGAATCAATGAAATTGATTCCATCTTAGCTTCCTTAATTATGCATAATCTTTCATAAAAACTTTGCGTCTATAAAATTCAAAATACCTTATCTCCTCAATTTTTAATTCCGTTCTTACATTATTTCCTAAATATTCAAAATTTCTTCAAAATTTAATAATAGATTTATTGCATGAAAATTCTAATTGTTGAAGACGAAGCAGAACTTGCCAAAAGTATTTCCGAATATTTATCTGAGGAAAATTACCTGTGTGAGAACGCTGCCACTTTCAGTGAAGCCATGAATAAAATAGAGACGTTCGAATATGACTGCATTTTATTGGACATTATGCTTCCTGACGGAAATGGTCTTAAGATTCTGGAGGAACTAAAAAAACAGAACAAACAGGATGGTGTTATTATCATTTCTGCTAAAAATGCCCTGGATGACAAGATTGAAGGCCTGAAGTTGGGAGCAGATGACTATCTTACCAAACCTTTTCACCTTTCTGAACTCATGGCGAGGGTGTATTCTATTATCCGAAGAAAGCAATTCAGCAGTTCCAATGTGGTAAAACAAAATGAGCTTCAGATTGATCTTCTGGCGAAAACCGTTGCCGTAAATAACGAATCAATTTCTCTTACCAAGAAGGAATTTGATCTTCTGATTTACTTTATAGGAAACAAAAACAAGGTAATTTCTAAAAGTACACTGGCAGAACATCTTTCCGGAGATTTCGCAGATATGCTTGATAATCATGATTTTGTGTATGCTCATGTTAAAAACCTTAAAAAGAAGCTGTATGATGCTGGTTGTGAGCATTATCTTAAAACCGTGTATGGAACGGGGTATAAGTGGGAAGCTTAGCTGGCGGTGCGAGATACGAGATACGGGTTGTAGCCAAATAAATATTAAATTGTAAAATATAAAAAACACCAATTAATTTGAAGCCTCTTTTAAGTAAAACCACCAAGCCTTTTATCATCTACGTACTTATTGTCCTTGCAGTAAGTATTCCTGTATATTATCTTGTAGTGGATACCATCTGGCAAAACGAATTGGATGAGCATAATCAAATTGTTGTAGAGAAAACGGCTTATGAATTCAATCAACTAAAGCTTCCTGATTCGGAGCTTGAAAAAAGTCTTGAGCTCTGGAATCATATCCAGCCTGAAACCAGTATTGAAAAAATTTCAGCAGATCGTATAAAAGGAGATAAGATGTACACTACAGAAAAACATCTTCCGTTTATCTCTGAACAAAAAAAAGAACGTTACAGATCCCTTGAAAAAGTAATTTATATTCAGGGGAAGCCTTATCTTTTTACGATACAAACCAATATTGAAGAATCTCATGAAACCATCGCCTTTATTGCGATGATTACAACATTTTTCTTCATCATGATTGTTATTGGGCTTTTATATTTAAACAGAAGACTTTCTAAATCAATCTGGAAGCCCTTCCGGGATACCTTAGATCAATTGAAAACGTTTAATCTGAACAGCCAAAACAGAATTGATTTTCCTCCATCCGATACTGCCGAGTTTGAAGAGCTCAATCAGTCACTCAGCAAACTGATAGATCGTAATATATCCGTTTATAAAACCCAAAAGGAGTTTACGGAGAATGCTTCTCATGAATTACAGACTCCATTAGCCATCATCAAAAACAAACTTGATCTTTTGTTACAGGATCGGGATCTTACTGAAAAGCAGTACCGAAT
Proteins encoded in this region:
- a CDS encoding chloride channel protein: MKIHNKKKYLSFLKFKRDFQKYGLEKARSYELILHWLNNRLSRNQFLVLSGILVGCTAGLAGVILKTLVHNIHYFITNKVHFEYQILFYIVFPFLGIVLTTLIVLTLFKGQDRKGIGAILYEIAQNSSIVASVKMYSQVIQSAVTVGLGGSAGLESPIAVTGAAIGSNFAQTYRLNYKERTLLLAAGATAGIASAFNAPIAGIMFAFEILLTGVVFTDFIPLVVAAVCGSLLSRILLQEDVLFRFYTREAFNYKNVPYYLILGVVTGLYARYFVIISQKVEHFIKGLQLSKMRKAMFGGAVLSLLCVLFPPLFGEGYETVKAFTNGNTHSIIENSFFRYFEIGDWTIIIFLVLVLLLKAFATSFTIFSGGNGGNFAPSLFAGGTVGYLFALVCQHIGFTDVPVTNLVLVGMAGAMSGVMYAPLTAIFLIAESSFGYDLFIPLMIVSIMSYLIAKWFSPISPELKSLADEGKIFTNKHDKNLLFALRTDDFIDKYSQTIQENASITDLFELVKNGDKNIFAVVDDTRTLKGVLTLDDIRPYLFNKEIDPLQTVGQIMKAPQSILHPENKPLDILQTFDDTGVWNLPVVSENNVFIGFISKSSILMSYRQLLKDYSD
- a CDS encoding response regulator transcription factor, with protein sequence MKILIVEDEAELAKSISEYLSEENYLCENAATFSEAMNKIETFEYDCILLDIMLPDGNGLKILEELKKQNKQDGVIIISAKNALDDKIEGLKLGADDYLTKPFHLSELMARVYSIIRRKQFSSSNVVKQNELQIDLLAKTVAVNNESISLTKKEFDLLIYFIGNKNKVISKSTLAEHLSGDFADMLDNHDFVYAHVKNLKKKLYDAGCEHYLKTVYGTGYKWEA
- a CDS encoding aldo/keto reductase produces the protein MEKRKIKNTDLEVAPINFGGNVFGWTLDEKQSFDILDQFTEAGFNFIDTADTYSWWVNGRGGQSEEIIGKWMKSRNNRKDIVLATKVGSQTKEHGYDISKKHILKSVDESLQRLQTDRIDLYYTHFDDNTTPVEETLSAYDEIIKAGKVRYIAASNLSPERLKESLEVSEKNNLPKYVALQPHYNLLEREGFEKNYAPLVEQFDLSVFPYWSLAAGFLTGKYRDEADLAKSARGEGVRKYLNPKGLEVLKALDQVSEKHHSNQGTVALAWLLSNPLVTAPIVSATSSSQLETLFNAPKLILDQEDIDLLNRVSH
- a CDS encoding sensor histidine kinase → MKPLLSKTTKPFIIYVLIVLAVSIPVYYLVVDTIWQNELDEHNQIVVEKTAYEFNQLKLPDSELEKSLELWNHIQPETSIEKISADRIKGDKMYTTEKHLPFISEQKKERYRSLEKVIYIQGKPYLFTIQTNIEESHETIAFIAMITTFFFIMIVIGLLYLNRRLSKSIWKPFRDTLDQLKTFNLNSQNRIDFPPSDTAEFEELNQSLSKLIDRNISVYKTQKEFTENASHELQTPLAIIKNKLDLLLQDRDLTEKQYRIVEDMNKALTRSSRINKNLLLLAKIDNHQFDNSETISFDQMLNQSIDILEEHFEQKNIEVEKNIMPDIKVNGNSSLTEIMINNLILNAIRHTAPNGTISIQLTGSVFQVSNSGTQQLDGELLFKRFSKLSADSNGSGLGLSIIQEICKFHHWTISYQFENGHHIFSIRL